CAGTCGCAGGCTCTCATAGAGGCCGCTGGCCACAAGGATATCCTCCTCAAAGAAATCAACCATCGCATCAAGAACCTGTTCAGCCTGACCGCGGGTCTCATATCCTTGAGCGCCAGGCCCGCCAAAAGCGTGGCGGAACTGGAGGCCGATTTACGCTCCCGGCTCCACGCGCTCTCACGCGCTCACGAATTGACGATGCCCGATCTTGCCAGCGACGCCAGTGGAGGGCAGATTGCGACGACCGTAACTGCTCTTTTGAGGGCAATCGTTGCACCACACGATCACGAATTAGCATCCCGAATCGAAATCACCGGAGCGGACGCGCCACTGACCGGTGCTGCACTAACCTCGCTTGCGCTTTTACTGCACGAGCTGACCACCAATGCGGCGAAATACGGGGCTCTCTGCGTGCCCGACGGGAAGCTCACCATCAACGTCACTGCTGAAGACGAGCATCTCGAAATACAGTGGACGGAGGCAGGAGTGCTCCGCGATCAAGGCGCACCCGATCGCGAAGGCTTTGGCTCCACCTTGGAAAAGGCAGCGCTACAAGGCTTAAACGGCAACATCGCACGGCAATGGACTAACGACGGCGTGTCTCTACGTGTAAGAATGCCGCTGCAAAGCCTTGTCAGGGCGTAGAGCGCACCTAGTCTGTCCTTATCGCTCAAATGACAGAGGGAAGAGGACCTGTCATTTAGATCGAATTTTTCGCCGACCAACGAGTGATCTCTTAGGTTTTCAACTGACTGGCTTGATTTAGCACGAGTTCCTCTAGATCATGCACGAACGCTAAAACAGTCTTCATCGATCAGAATGGAAAAGCACACCGAGGAACGCCTCGCCGCCATCGTAGAGTCGTCGTTCGACGCCATCGTCAGCCGCGACCTCTCAGGCATTATTGTCAGCTGGAATGGGGCCGCTGAGCGAATGTTCGGGTATACCGAACACGAAGCGATCGGTCAGTCCATTTTCCTCATTGTCCCAGCTGACAAACGTGAAGAGGAACTCGAAATCCAGCGCCGCCTCAAGCTCGGTGAACGGATTGAAACCTTCGAGACTTTTCGTCGTCACCAAAACGGAATGCGCATTCCGATTTCCATCACGATATCGCCCATCAAGAGCCAAAGTGGAGATCTCGTTGGCGCATCGAGTATAGCCAGAGATATTTCTCAAACGAAGGAAAGCGAACGGCGGCTTCAGCTGCTGATGCGAGAGATCAATCATCGCGTCAAAAATCAGTATGCGGTCATACTTTCGGTGATTAAGCAGACAGCGGCCCGATCAATTTCGGTCGGTGAGTTTGAAGCCAGGATTCGCGAGCGTATCATGGCCCTATCTCACTCCCATGATCTACTATCCCATGTGGATTGGGCCGGCGTC
This portion of the Neorhizobium sp. NCHU2750 genome encodes:
- a CDS encoding PAS domain S-box protein, with product MEKHTEERLAAIVESSFDAIVSRDLSGIIVSWNGAAERMFGYTEHEAIGQSIFLIVPADKREEELEIQRRLKLGERIETFETFRRHQNGMRIPISITISPIKSQSGDLVGASSIARDISQTKESERRLQLLMREINHRVKNQYAVILSVIKQTAARSISVGEFEARIRERIMALSHSHDLLSHVDWAGVSLADLVEHQIKPFTSIRTVKASGPEIALGANAVLNLGMALHELIMNSIRFGATADGDVSVTWRVVHAGNGHDQMFELTWSEPSHDPNDILEQENGFGSLALLRIVPSALSAEATWAADSSQIVWNLSAPLAHIKVKAD
- a CDS encoding response regulator, with the protein product MDPVPFLLVDDLEENLLSLEALLRRDDLLLLKARSGDEALEILLHNDVALALVDVQMPGLNGFDLAELMRGNERTRRIPIIFVTAGSTDAQRRFRGYEAGAVDFIQKPIEPDVLRSKVDVFYELYRQRQKLAAQRDELAQQSQALIEAAGHKDILLKEINHRIKNLFSLTAGLISLSARPAKSVAELEADLRSRLHALSRAHELTMPDLASDASGGQIATTVTALLRAIVAPHDHELASRIEITGADAPLTGAALTSLALLLHELTTNAAKYGALCVPDGKLTINVTAEDEHLEIQWTEAGVLRDQGAPDREGFGSTLEKAALQGLNGNIARQWTNDGVSLRVRMPLQSLVRA